One window of the Archangium primigenium genome contains the following:
- a CDS encoding RecQ family ATP-dependent DNA helicase, translating to MRRMLVDLPHMQHAQEGLVRHFGLTDFRPGQAQVISSVLSPGNTVVLMPTGAGKSLCYQLPAMILPGVTLVISPLIALMKDQVEQLTRRGLPATFINSSLSDMERADRLRRLRAGEYKLVYVAPERFRSPSFLDALGQVGVELLAVDEAHCISQWGHDFRPDYAQLGQVRKRLRPPRTVALTATATPEVRDDIARSLLMKDPRVFAEGFDRPNLFLEVFQATGDEDKRRACAGLAEMGGSGIIYCSTRKSAENTHAALCERGVNAVLYHAGMDDDARRRAQDDFMSSGKDAVAVATNAFGMGIDKRDIRFVAHVNIPRAVEAYYQEIGRAGRDGGPAFAALLFNHADVHTQERLIEGNHPSETVMVDVWNVLRGVPEYDKGMHVLAAQAGASEFEVSAALRILERERKVERGSRGEGEYGLTLTDKAPTTQPHAPDARRLLASLLETFPVARSATTQVPILARRTGLSSEEIQHALKLLERAGALRVRRPFSGRTIRALMPVPFAELGVDLSKVREQERRSLMHLKRMTDYAYTKRCRRSFILGYFGQQQEATSCGNCDTCAGSRLKRLPGLGSASAPRASATGVPGAPEGYSELAATELRRWRKELSKELEQPPFMVFNDETLRGLAAALPIEREAFLAVKGTGEARWERFGPKVVEICLMARAAGHEPVAGGPTRARSKTRSRRA from the coding sequence ATGCGACGGATGCTGGTGGACCTGCCTCACATGCAGCACGCCCAGGAGGGATTGGTCCGCCACTTCGGACTGACGGACTTCCGCCCCGGGCAGGCGCAGGTCATCAGTTCCGTGCTCAGCCCGGGCAACACCGTGGTGCTCATGCCCACGGGCGCGGGCAAGAGCCTGTGCTACCAGCTGCCGGCGATGATCCTCCCGGGGGTGACGCTCGTCATCTCCCCGCTCATCGCGCTGATGAAGGATCAGGTGGAGCAGCTCACGCGGCGGGGCCTGCCCGCGACCTTCATCAACTCCTCGCTCTCGGACATGGAGCGCGCGGACCGGCTGCGTCGGCTGCGCGCGGGGGAGTACAAGCTCGTCTACGTGGCGCCCGAGCGCTTTCGCAGCCCGAGCTTCCTGGATGCCCTGGGCCAGGTGGGCGTGGAGTTGCTGGCGGTGGACGAGGCGCACTGCATCTCGCAGTGGGGCCACGACTTCCGGCCGGACTACGCGCAGTTGGGCCAGGTGCGCAAGCGCCTGCGACCCCCGCGCACCGTGGCGCTCACGGCCACCGCCACGCCCGAGGTGCGCGACGACATCGCGCGCTCGCTGCTCATGAAGGACCCGCGGGTGTTCGCCGAGGGGTTCGACCGGCCCAACCTCTTCCTGGAGGTCTTCCAGGCCACGGGAGACGAGGACAAGCGCCGGGCGTGCGCGGGGCTCGCCGAGATGGGCGGCAGCGGCATCATCTACTGCTCCACGCGCAAGTCGGCGGAGAACACGCACGCGGCGCTGTGCGAGCGCGGGGTGAACGCCGTGCTCTACCACGCGGGCATGGACGACGACGCGCGGCGCCGGGCCCAGGACGACTTCATGTCCTCGGGCAAGGACGCGGTGGCGGTGGCCACCAACGCCTTCGGCATGGGCATCGACAAGCGGGACATCCGCTTCGTGGCCCACGTGAACATTCCCCGGGCGGTGGAGGCGTACTACCAGGAGATTGGCCGCGCGGGCCGCGATGGCGGGCCGGCCTTCGCCGCGCTGCTCTTCAACCACGCGGACGTGCACACCCAGGAGCGGCTCATCGAGGGCAACCACCCCTCGGAGACGGTGATGGTGGACGTGTGGAACGTGCTGCGCGGCGTGCCCGAGTACGACAAGGGCATGCACGTGCTGGCGGCCCAGGCGGGCGCGAGCGAGTTCGAGGTGTCCGCGGCGCTGCGCATCCTGGAGCGCGAGCGCAAGGTGGAGCGCGGCAGCCGCGGCGAGGGGGAGTATGGCCTCACCCTGACGGACAAGGCGCCCACCACCCAGCCGCACGCGCCGGACGCGCGCCGGCTGCTCGCCTCACTCCTGGAGACGTTCCCCGTGGCGCGCTCGGCCACCACCCAGGTGCCCATCCTCGCGCGGCGCACGGGGCTGTCCAGCGAGGAGATCCAGCACGCGCTCAAGCTCCTGGAGCGCGCCGGGGCGCTGCGGGTGCGCCGGCCCTTCTCCGGCCGCACCATCCGCGCGCTCATGCCGGTGCCCTTCGCGGAGCTGGGCGTGGACCTGAGCAAGGTGCGCGAGCAGGAGCGGCGCTCGCTCATGCACCTCAAGCGCATGACGGACTACGCCTACACCAAGCGCTGCCGCCGGTCCTTCATCCTGGGCTACTTCGGCCAGCAGCAGGAGGCCACGAGCTGCGGCAACTGCGACACGTGCGCGGGCAGCCGGCTCAAGCGCCTGCCGGGCCTGGGCAGCGCCAGCGCGCCGCGGGCCTCGGCGACGGGCGTCCCGGGCGCGCCCGAGGGCTACAGCGAGCTGGCGGCCACGGAGCTGCGGCGCTGGCGCAAGGAGCTGTCCAAGGAGCTGGAGCAGCCGCCCTTCATGGTCTTCAACGACGAGACCCTGCGGGGCCTGGCGGCCGCGCTGCCCATCGAGCGCGAGGCCTTCCTCGCGGTGAAGGGCACGGGGGAAGCCCGCTGGGAGCGCTTCGGGCCCAA
- a CDS encoding DUF3006 domain-containing protein, translating to MRLLGTLGGVACGGAGHAVQVEVLEDEVAQVVPLGGGRAYPVPRATLPPEVREGDVVREGRVDVEWGVQLTREFAAWRARLAVPVPDRLDLEAGASESLTERKER from the coding sequence ATGAGGCTGCTGGGGACGCTGGGTGGGGTGGCGTGCGGCGGAGCGGGACACGCCGTGCAGGTGGAGGTGTTGGAAGACGAGGTGGCCCAGGTGGTGCCCCTGGGCGGGGGACGGGCGTATCCGGTGCCCCGCGCCACCCTGCCCCCGGAAGTCCGGGAAGGCGATGTGGTGCGGGAGGGCCGCGTGGACGTGGAGTGGGGCGTCCAGCTCACCCGGGAGTTCGCCGCGTGGCGTGCCCGCCTGGCTGTCCCGGTACCCGACAGGCTGGACCTGGAGGCAGGAGCCTCTGAGTCGTTGACGGAGCGGAAGGAACGTTGA
- a CDS encoding adenylate/guanylate cyclase domain-containing protein: protein MTSAPTLQLIVNPGRMDERVFELPEGSVTIGRTQESSLCVFHGSLSRRHARLERQGEQVLLEDLQSKNGTFVDEVRVERCLLRVGQSFRCGEVLFTLVTPREKPRELTPSQVQSLRTRLSPGSMGELLAEAQASPRSVLKVRQSNQEGRASEKLQVLLKVSQLLSSPGHIEALLERIVELVFQIMAVDRVALLLVDPETGALRPRVARRANGEVPSGPFYSQRIVDYVRTHSLAALFSDAWMDPRLNDAQSVVLQSIRASMCAPLKPRDEVLGVLYVDHLSRVDGFGEEDLEFLTAFANQAAIALDNSLLARRLEEEAVLRNAYLRFFPPATLKKLAMTRGGPLETIETEVTVLFSDISAFTELSSTLAPRQVVDLLNDYFPVMAEIVFRHEGTLEKYIGDALMAVWGAPFAHPDDAERAVRAAVEMQRALVGLNARWRERGLPELRIHIGLNSGWVAAGNIGSEQYLQYATLGDATNVASRVCSVAAEGEILLTEATYARWHQRDWPVTPRGPTFVKGKTEALTLHRLEWEAG, encoded by the coding sequence ATGACGTCGGCGCCCACCCTACAGCTCATCGTGAATCCGGGCCGGATGGACGAGCGCGTCTTCGAGCTGCCCGAGGGCAGCGTGACCATTGGCCGCACGCAGGAGAGCTCCCTCTGCGTGTTCCATGGGAGCCTGTCGCGCCGTCACGCGCGGCTCGAGCGCCAGGGCGAGCAGGTGCTGCTGGAGGACCTGCAGAGCAAGAATGGCACCTTCGTGGACGAGGTCCGCGTGGAGCGCTGCCTGCTGCGCGTGGGCCAGTCCTTCCGCTGTGGCGAGGTGCTCTTCACGCTCGTGACGCCCCGGGAAAAACCGCGGGAGCTGACCCCCTCGCAGGTGCAGTCGCTGCGCACGCGGCTGTCTCCGGGGAGCATGGGCGAACTGCTGGCCGAGGCGCAGGCCTCGCCGCGCTCGGTGCTCAAGGTGCGGCAGTCGAACCAGGAGGGCCGGGCGAGCGAGAAGCTCCAGGTGTTGCTCAAGGTGAGCCAGCTCTTGTCCTCGCCCGGGCACATCGAGGCGCTGCTCGAGCGCATCGTGGAGCTCGTCTTTCAAATCATGGCGGTGGACCGGGTGGCGCTGCTCTTGGTGGACCCGGAGACGGGGGCGCTGCGGCCGCGCGTGGCGCGGAGGGCCAATGGCGAGGTGCCCTCGGGGCCCTTCTACAGCCAGCGCATCGTGGACTACGTGCGCACGCACAGCCTGGCGGCGCTCTTCTCCGACGCGTGGATGGACCCCCGACTCAACGACGCCCAGTCGGTGGTGCTCCAGTCCATCCGGGCCTCCATGTGCGCGCCGCTCAAGCCCCGGGACGAGGTGCTGGGCGTGCTGTACGTGGACCACCTGTCGCGCGTGGATGGCTTTGGCGAGGAGGACCTGGAGTTCCTCACCGCGTTCGCCAACCAGGCGGCGATCGCCCTGGACAACTCGCTGCTCGCGCGGCGGCTGGAGGAGGAGGCGGTGCTGCGCAACGCCTACCTGCGCTTCTTTCCGCCCGCCACGCTCAAGAAGCTGGCGATGACGCGCGGGGGGCCGCTGGAGACGATCGAAACGGAGGTGACGGTGCTCTTCTCGGACATCAGCGCCTTCACCGAACTGTCTTCCACGCTCGCGCCCCGGCAGGTGGTGGACCTGCTCAACGACTACTTCCCGGTGATGGCGGAGATCGTCTTCCGGCACGAGGGCACGCTGGAGAAGTACATCGGGGACGCGCTGATGGCGGTGTGGGGCGCGCCCTTCGCGCACCCGGACGACGCGGAGCGGGCCGTGCGGGCCGCCGTGGAGATGCAGCGGGCGCTGGTGGGGCTCAACGCGCGCTGGCGGGAGCGCGGCCTGCCGGAGCTGCGCATCCACATCGGCTTGAACTCGGGCTGGGTGGCGGCGGGCAACATCGGCTCGGAGCAGTACCTCCAGTACGCCACGCTCGGGGACGCCACCAACGTGGCCAGTCGGGTGTGCTCCGTCGCGGCGGAAGGCGAGATTTTGCTGACCGAGGCGACGTACGCGCGTTGGCACCAGCGCGACTGGCCCGTCACGCCCCGGGGTCCCACCTTCGTGAAGGGCAAGACCGAGGCCCTGACGCTCCACCGGCTGGAGTGGGAGGCGGGCTGA
- the radC gene encoding RadC family protein, whose amino-acid sequence MAREGLDGRAERGASEGGGEGSVRAALEGEDARERLFRLGAEALTDPELLGLLWGAGARTRALAEQLLAPAGGLKALVQQDPRALCARPGLGQLRTAQLLAALELGRRAQRVVERRPRLRTPRDIATYLAPQLGALRREVFHVLCFNARNVLLLDARVAEGTINACMVDPREVFAAAITARATAIVLAHNHPSGDPEPSAQDVGLTAQLVEAGRMLGIKVLDHVVLGSGNYVSMRERGDVPPLEGEDRGPWRMAGERG is encoded by the coding sequence ATGGCGCGTGAGGGGCTGGACGGGCGGGCGGAGCGGGGGGCGTCGGAGGGCGGGGGCGAGGGGTCGGTGAGGGCAGCGCTGGAGGGGGAGGACGCCCGGGAGCGGCTGTTCCGACTGGGGGCGGAGGCCCTCACCGACCCGGAGCTGCTCGGCCTGCTCTGGGGCGCGGGGGCGCGCACGCGGGCGCTGGCCGAGCAGCTGCTCGCGCCCGCGGGGGGACTCAAGGCGCTGGTGCAGCAGGACCCGAGGGCCCTGTGCGCGCGGCCGGGCCTGGGGCAGCTGCGCACGGCGCAGCTCCTGGCGGCGCTGGAGCTGGGGCGCCGGGCCCAACGGGTGGTGGAGCGGCGGCCCCGGCTGCGCACGCCCCGGGACATCGCCACGTACCTCGCGCCCCAGCTCGGGGCGCTGCGGCGCGAGGTGTTCCACGTGCTGTGCTTCAACGCGCGCAACGTGCTCCTGCTCGACGCGCGGGTGGCCGAGGGCACCATCAACGCGTGCATGGTGGACCCGCGCGAGGTCTTCGCCGCGGCCATCACCGCGCGCGCCACGGCCATCGTGCTGGCGCACAACCACCCGTCCGGAGATCCCGAGCCCTCGGCGCAGGACGTGGGCCTCACCGCGCAGCTCGTGGAGGCGGGGCGGATGCTGGGCATCAAGGTGTTGGACCACGTGGTGCTGGGCAGCGGGAACTACGTGTCGATGCGGGAGCGGGGGGACGTGCCTCCGCTGGAGGGGGAGGACCGGGGGCCATGGCGCATGGCGGGAGAACGTGGATGA
- a CDS encoding AAA family ATPase yields MRLKSLTFEDKRTGWILEDLRLDPFNLLVGASGVGKTRILRAIQAIGRISTGIKHPRMDRGVRFDVHFEQDGQDYRWQFDSISAPADEEGNTTQAVESVDSILIEQLYNSTEGRALVERDADRFRFNGQELPILSRASSALLLFDEPTIVRVRHAFTNSILDTLTSEAPSPRLRTRDVRAWIATVFPTLESLQDTPATHTLIKAFVLQERFPGRFDEFKQHFIDIFPTVEDVVVGLSQTVDTKSGISHDTLLFRIKERHVSSWIDAADISSGMNRTMHHIVDLMLASKGTLVLIDEFENSLGVNCMGPLTDLIRSRAHELQFIITSHHPYIINNIPKEDWKIVRRKGSAVQVTPASKVAALQGASAQDDFIRLLNSSEFEEGLG; encoded by the coding sequence ATGAGACTCAAGAGCCTCACCTTCGAGGACAAGCGGACCGGCTGGATACTGGAAGACCTCCGCCTGGACCCCTTCAATCTTCTCGTGGGCGCATCCGGAGTCGGCAAGACCCGAATCCTCCGGGCGATCCAGGCAATCGGCCGCATCAGCACGGGCATCAAACACCCGCGCATGGACCGAGGGGTCCGTTTCGACGTCCACTTCGAGCAGGATGGCCAGGACTACCGGTGGCAGTTCGACAGCATCTCGGCGCCCGCGGATGAAGAAGGAAACACGACCCAGGCGGTGGAGAGCGTCGACTCGATTCTCATTGAACAGCTATACAACTCAACCGAAGGACGAGCCCTGGTCGAGCGGGATGCCGATCGATTCCGCTTCAACGGCCAGGAACTGCCCATCCTCAGCCGAGCCTCCAGCGCGCTGCTCCTGTTCGATGAACCCACCATTGTGAGGGTGCGTCACGCCTTCACGAACTCCATTCTTGACACGCTGACCTCCGAAGCCCCTTCTCCTCGGTTGAGGACGAGAGACGTGCGGGCATGGATCGCCACTGTGTTTCCAACCCTCGAATCACTCCAAGACACGCCAGCCACACACACCCTCATCAAGGCGTTTGTTTTACAGGAAAGGTTCCCCGGGAGGTTCGACGAATTCAAGCAACACTTCATCGACATCTTCCCGACGGTCGAGGATGTCGTCGTGGGGCTCTCCCAAACCGTGGACACGAAGTCGGGTATCTCTCACGACACGCTCCTCTTCAGGATCAAGGAGCGGCATGTCTCTTCCTGGATTGATGCCGCGGACATCTCCTCTGGCATGAATCGGACGATGCATCACATCGTGGACCTGATGCTCGCATCCAAGGGAACGCTGGTCCTGATCGATGAATTCGAGAACAGCCTGGGTGTCAACTGCATGGGTCCATTGACTGATCTCATCCGGTCACGCGCCCACGAGTTACAGTTCATCATCACCAGCCACCATCCCTACATCATCAACAATATTCCCAAGGAGGACTGGAAGATCGTGCGACGCAAGGGAAGCGCCGTCCAGGTCACGCCCGCGTCGAAAGTGGCCGCGCTTCAAGGGGCCTCGGCACAGGATGACTTCATCCGGCTCCTCAACTCCTCCGAGTTCGAGGAGGGGCTGGGGTGA
- a CDS encoding NADH:flavin oxidoreductase/NADH oxidase — protein sequence MSKLFEPLTLRSVRARNRTVVSPMCQYSAVDGVAQDYHFAHLGRFALGGFGVVIAEATGVSPEGRITHGDVGLWNDTQEAALARIAAFLKAQGAVAGIQLAHAGRKASAQRPWEGDGPLSQADVAARGEGPWTTVAPSALPHAQGWHVPEALTEEGLARLRDAWRSAAERALRAGFEVVEVHCAHGYLLNEFLSPLANQRTDRYGGSRENRMRFPLEIIESVRKVWPQDKPVFVRVSAIDGVVGGWTLEDTVAFARELQARGVDVLDCSSGGIANAYDGPSGPGYQVGFAERVRRETGLATMAVGAITDAAQAEAIVAGGRADLVALAREALFDSQWAVHARRALVPEPTDFQDWPVQSGFWLRNREKSRLKRKG from the coding sequence ATGTCGAAGCTCTTCGAGCCCCTCACCCTGCGGAGCGTGCGCGCGCGCAACCGCACCGTCGTCTCGCCCATGTGCCAGTACTCCGCGGTGGACGGCGTCGCCCAGGACTACCACTTCGCCCACCTGGGCCGCTTCGCGCTTGGCGGCTTCGGCGTCGTGATCGCCGAGGCCACGGGCGTGTCTCCCGAGGGCCGCATCACGCACGGGGACGTGGGCCTGTGGAATGACACGCAGGAGGCGGCGCTGGCGCGCATCGCGGCCTTCCTCAAGGCGCAGGGCGCGGTGGCGGGCATCCAACTCGCGCACGCGGGGCGCAAGGCCTCGGCGCAGCGGCCGTGGGAGGGGGATGGGCCTCTGTCACAGGCGGACGTGGCGGCGCGAGGCGAGGGCCCCTGGACCACGGTGGCGCCCAGCGCCCTGCCGCACGCCCAGGGCTGGCACGTGCCCGAGGCCCTGACGGAGGAGGGCCTCGCGCGGCTGCGGGACGCGTGGCGCTCCGCCGCGGAGCGGGCCCTGCGCGCGGGCTTCGAGGTCGTGGAGGTGCACTGCGCCCACGGCTACCTGCTCAACGAGTTCCTCTCGCCCCTCGCCAACCAGCGCACGGACCGCTATGGCGGCAGCCGGGAGAACCGCATGCGCTTCCCGCTGGAGATCATCGAGAGCGTCCGGAAGGTGTGGCCCCAGGACAAGCCGGTGTTCGTGCGTGTGTCGGCCATTGATGGCGTGGTCGGGGGCTGGACGCTCGAGGACACGGTGGCCTTCGCCCGGGAGCTCCAGGCGCGGGGCGTGGACGTATTGGACTGCTCGTCGGGAGGCATCGCCAACGCCTATGACGGTCCCTCAGGGCCGGGCTACCAGGTGGGCTTCGCCGAGCGCGTGCGGCGCGAGACGGGCCTGGCCACGATGGCCGTCGGCGCCATCACCGACGCGGCGCAGGCCGAGGCGATTGTCGCCGGGGGTCGGGCGGACCTGGTGGCGCTCGCCCGCGAGGCGCTCTTCGACTCCCAGTGGGCCGTGCACGCGCGGCGCGCGCTGGTGCCCGAGCCGACCGACTTCCAGGACTGGCCCGTGCAGTCGGGCTTCTGGCTGCGCAACCGCGAGAAGTCGCGCCTCAAGAGGAAGGGCTGA
- a CDS encoding M18 family aminopeptidase — MTAPSAAPSSATDAAANDLLAYIDASPTPYHAVRETSRRLLAQGYRALDEREPWELKAGDKVFVTRGDTTIAAFHLGTAPVERAGFRLVGAHTDSPNLRIKPQPHTGKLGYQQLGVEVYGSPLFSTWMDRDLSLAGRVVTAKDGRLAHHLVDFRRPLLRIPNLAIHLNRGVNTEGLKLNAQEHLVPVLGLERAGTVELKALLVAELARAGVTTTADDILGYDLCLYDTQPSTRSGAHGEFLHAPRLDNLTSSHAGLSALLALDAPGEATRGVILYDHEECGSVSAQGAASPFLKDLLERFTHALSDGRRDAFHRAMRQSFLVSADMAHAVHPNYAGQHEPKHQPLLGGGPVIKSNVNQSYATDGETWAWFALCCREAGVVPQNFVTRTDLGCGSTIGPISAGELGIRTVDVGSPMLSMHSIREMAAAADVAAMISVLRNHYAR, encoded by the coding sequence ATGACCGCCCCCTCCGCCGCCCCGTCCTCCGCCACCGACGCCGCCGCCAACGATCTCCTGGCCTATATCGACGCCTCGCCCACGCCCTACCACGCGGTGCGCGAGACGAGCCGCCGCCTGCTCGCCCAGGGCTACCGGGCCCTCGACGAGCGCGAGCCCTGGGAGCTCAAGGCCGGAGACAAGGTGTTCGTCACCCGGGGCGACACGACCATCGCCGCCTTCCACCTGGGCACCGCCCCCGTGGAGCGCGCGGGCTTCCGCCTGGTGGGCGCCCACACCGACTCGCCCAACCTGCGCATCAAGCCCCAGCCCCACACGGGCAAGCTCGGCTACCAGCAGTTGGGCGTGGAGGTGTACGGCTCGCCGCTCTTCAGCACGTGGATGGACCGGGACTTGTCGCTCGCCGGCCGCGTGGTGACGGCCAAGGACGGACGGCTCGCCCACCACCTGGTGGACTTCCGCCGGCCGCTGTTGCGCATCCCCAACCTCGCCATCCACCTCAACCGGGGCGTCAACACCGAGGGCCTCAAGCTCAACGCCCAGGAGCACCTGGTGCCGGTGCTGGGCCTGGAGCGCGCGGGCACGGTGGAGCTCAAGGCCCTGCTCGTGGCGGAGCTCGCGCGCGCGGGCGTCACCACCACCGCCGACGACATCCTCGGCTATGACCTGTGCCTCTACGACACGCAGCCCTCCACGCGCTCGGGGGCCCATGGCGAGTTCCTCCACGCGCCGCGCCTGGACAACCTCACGAGCAGCCACGCGGGCCTGTCCGCGCTGCTGGCCCTGGACGCGCCGGGCGAGGCCACCCGGGGCGTCATCCTCTATGATCACGAGGAGTGCGGCAGCGTGAGCGCCCAGGGCGCGGCGTCGCCCTTCCTCAAGGACCTGCTCGAGCGCTTCACCCACGCCCTCTCGGACGGCCGGCGCGACGCGTTCCACCGGGCCATGCGCCAGTCCTTCCTGGTGTCCGCGGACATGGCGCACGCGGTGCACCCCAACTACGCCGGCCAGCACGAGCCCAAGCACCAGCCGCTGCTCGGCGGGGGCCCCGTCATCAAGTCCAACGTCAACCAGTCCTACGCCACGGACGGCGAGACGTGGGCGTGGTTCGCCCTGTGCTGCCGGGAGGCGGGCGTGGTGCCGCAGAACTTCGTCACCCGGACGGACCTCGGCTGTGGCAGCACGATTGGCCCCATCTCCGCGGGTGAGCTGGGCATCCGCACGGTGGACGTGGGCAGCCCCATGCTGTCCATGCACTCCATCCGCGAGATGGCGGCCGCGGCGGACGTGGCGGCGATGATCTCCGTGCTGCGCAACCACTACGCCCGCTGA